A genome region from Euphorbia lathyris chromosome 4, ddEupLath1.1, whole genome shotgun sequence includes the following:
- the LOC136227614 gene encoding F-box/kelch-repeat protein At3g06240-like → MKRKRISSDTTRGRKQTEEVSQVETHIQPNKDDFELNLGMCDHTLSKPGCVSTVHDKIEARFEVPKIYGLMKHHNGHGIVTCNGLLFSPNLSDRHRPIVCNPVTGEFINLPRVPKMIEFGWNKINYGFGFSPATNQYKVIRMSKRDIPLGNEAEVHILGTKTWKNIDFFTQAMPAHPPAYLNGFLYWSSYLKPLSIFSFDIEKERFESLSAPPLNKPYNNVGVLGGELCICEVLESGVHVWTMKDNGTEKVWSKVFSFDHMYSRERRYYARYRPIKYMNDGALLMFNSGEDALMYMDPKENELRYLKVCQCKIDSKVEAIAHIPSFVSLKHALSGKNVKVYNVRSSCAKVDVVQRPRYHRSCKLPQR, encoded by the exons ATGAAAAGAAAAAGGATTTCTTCGGATACAACGAGAGGTAGAAAACAAACAGAAGAAGTTAGTCAAGTAGAGACTCATATTCAG CCAAATAAGGATGACTTTGAGCTCAATCTTGGGATGTGTGATCATACCTTGTCTAAGCCTGGATGTGTCTCCACTGTTCATGATAAAATTGAAGCCAGATTTGAAGTCCCTAAAATATACGGGCTCATGAAACATCACAATGGACATGGTATAGTTACATGCAACGGCTTGCTTTTCTCGCCCAATCTATCTGATAGACATCGTCCTATTGTTTGCAATCCTGTTACAGGTGAGTTTATTAACCTTCCTCGAGTGCCTAAGATGATTGAGTTTGGTtggaataaaataaattatggtTTTGGTTTTAGTCCTGCGACTAACCAATATAAAGTGATAAGAATGTCTAAGCGAGACATCCCTCTTGGTAATGAAGCTGAAGTACATATTCTTGGtacaaaaacatggaaaaacatTGACTTTTTCACCCAGGCAATGCCTGCGCACCCTCCTGCTTATTTGAATGGTTTTCTTTATTGGTCTTCTTATTTAAAACCATTATCTATATTTAGTTTTGACATTGAGAAGGAACGTTTTGAATCACTTTCAGCACCACCACTGAATAAACCTTATAACAATGTGGGAGTATTAGGGGGAGAACTCTGCATATGTGAGGTTCTTGAGTCTGGTGTTCATGTTTGGACAATGAAAGATAATGGTACCGAAAAAGTGTGGTCTAAAGTTTTCTCCTTTGATCACATGTATTCTAGAGAAAGACGATATTATGCCAGGTATCGACCCATTAAGTACATGAATGATGGGGCATTACTGATGTTTAACTCCGGTGAAGATGCTTTAATGTACATGGATCCAAAAGAAAATGAATTGAGATATTTGAAGGTCTGCCAATGTAAGATAGATTCCAAAGTCGAAGCAATTGCTCATATTCCAAGCTTTGTTTCACTCAAACATGCTCTATCGGGAAAGAATGTGAAGGTGTATAATGTCCGGTCTAG TTGCGCGAAAGTTGATGTTGTGCAAAGACCCCGATATCATCGATCTTGTAAGTTGCCACAGAGGTAA